A region of Asterias amurensis chromosome 22, ASM3211899v1 DNA encodes the following proteins:
- the LOC139954040 gene encoding uncharacterized protein, which yields MSAMEHQFNGERVTNSQRGSPSPDLVGMPEQVLPDRIQTAHNGIRGGTRRKWSKSDNKIAMECYIKSEPEKRGYRRRMISLWQDKGMFEISEQRLADQISTIKRNQWLTNVEIEEMRRLVQAESDGTDMVNHQIPEEAAASLQSEDEVNQPGVRDGQDDDGIDDEEGVEFTEEEVQIKARLQEVMEAAKGSNGWSIPALRRVPRKRLTEMSAVVSKVLGSVSTNNLSETNRLIFAGAVVVGEKLGVKVSQQGNSTPWWKRRLEGQIKDLRRDLSRIEQMNKGLLNSSDLRNTIMTKYNVKRKGVSVVIEEIKQRVKAKAAKVKRYDDRVRQFHQNRLFNTNQRQLFKELDGKADSTQAGPRPTEAKTFWGGIWDKPVKHNRQAAWLTDVKDELRGVQQQEGFQIDVDKVKRQIKKVPNWKAPGLDHVHGYWLKNFRSLHERMALQLQDCLVQGKVPSWMTEAKTVLIMKDVKKGNIASNYRPITCLPVMYKLFTSMIAEDLYRHMDDQQLFPEEQDGCKKRSRGTKDQLIIDKAVLKDCRSRKTNLAMAWIDYKKAYDMVSHTWIMECLDMVGVADAVKRLLGESMKTWRTNLTANDDNLGKVCIRRGIFQGDSLSPLLFVLALMPLSMILRKVSAGYVMKKDGCKINHLLFMDDLKLFAKNEAEIDSLVQTVRIFSDDIGMQFGLEKCASMTMKRGKRVHSDGIALPDGAQLRALGEEESYRYLGVLESDHVLHEESKVRLKAEYIRRVKKCLKSKLNGGNMIKAINTWAVSLMRYSAGIVEWTKEDLDVTDRRTRKLMTMHGMLHPRSNVSRLYLPRSEGGRGLFSVADSVNIERRSLHCHVRRTEESLLKVGQRYTRADEVGPKEYKRERKEERHKDWRNKPLHGRFLRCTEEVASSKSWNWLKSGELKKETEGLITAAQDQSLRTNVQGLP from the exons ATGAGTGCTATGGAGCATCAATTCAACGGTGAAAGAGTGACAAACTCCCAGAGAGGAAGTCCTTCACCCGATCTGGTTGGTATGCCTGAGCAGGTGCTACCAGATCGTATCCAAACTGCTCACAACGGGATTCGTGGTGGAACCAGGAGAAAATGGAGTAAGAGCGATAACAAAATTGCAATGGAATGTTATATTAAGAGTGAGCCGGAAAAGAGAGGATACAGAAGGAGAATGATAAGCCTATGGCAAGATAAAGGAATGTTTGAGATTAGTGAGCAGCGCCTTGCAGACCAGATAAGTACTATCAAACGGAACCAGTGGTTAACCAATGTGGAAATTGAGGAGATGAGGAGGTTAGTACAAGCTGAAAGTGATGGAACAGATATGGTTAACCACCAAATACCGGAGGAGGCGGCTGCTAGCTTACAGAGTGAAGATGAGGTGAACCAGCCAGGGGTGCGAGATGGTCAGGATGATGACGGCATCGACGATGAGGAGGGCGTAGAGTTCACGGAGGAGGAGGTGCAGATTAAGGCTAGGCTTCAAGAGGTGATGGAAGCGGCGAAAGGGTCAAACGGGTGGAGTATTCCAGCTTTGCGCCGGGTCCCAAGGAAAAGGCTGACAGAAATGTCAGCCGTGGTAAGTAAAGTCCTTGGGTCGGTAAGTACGAATAATTTATCGGAAACTAACCGTCTTATTTTTGCAGGGGCAGTTGTAGTAGGGGAAAAGTTAGGGGTAAAGGTGTCTCAACAAGGGAACAGTACACCATGGTGGAAACGTCGGCTGGAGGGTCAGATTAAAGATTTGCGAAGAGATCTCAGTAGAATAGAACAAATGAATAAGGGTTTATTGAATAGTTCAGACTTAAGGAATACAATTATGACAAAGTACAACGTCAAACGTAAGGGTGTGAGTGTTGTAATAGAGGAGATCAAGCAGAGGGTTAAGGCTAAGGCTGCAAAAGTGAAAAGGTATGACGACAGGGTTAGGCAATTTCACCAGAATAGATTATTTAACACCAATCAGCGTCAGTTATTTAAGGAATTGGATGGGAAGGCTGACAGCACGCAAGCGGGCCCGAGACCAACAGAGGCAAAAACTTTCTGGGGTGGTATTTGGGACAAACCAGTAAAACATAACCGACAAGCGGCATGGCTAACAGATGTGAAAGATGAATTGAGAGGGGTACAACAGCAAGAAGGGTTCCAGATTGACGTGGACAAGGTTAAGAGACAGATAAAGAAGGTGCCAAATTGGAAAGCCCCGGGTCTGGACCACGTGCATGGGTACTGGTTGAAGAACTTCCGTAGTTTGCATGAGCGAATGGCCCTACAATTGCAAGACTGTCTAGTACAGGGTAAGGTCCCATCTTGGATGACTGAGGCAAAAACGGTGCTGATTATGAAGGATGTCAAGAAAGGTAACATTGCCAGTAATTATAGACCAATCACGTGCTTACCTGTGATGTATAAACTCTTCACCAGTATGATTGCCGAAGACCTATACCGCCATATGGATGACCAACAGTTGTTTCCGGAGGAGCAGGATGGCTGTAAGAAGCGGTCCAGAGGTACGAAGGATCAACTTATCATCGATAAGGCTGTACTGAAGGACTGCAGGAGCAGAAAGACTAATTTGGCAATGGCATGGATTGACTACAAGAAGGCGTATGACATGGTATCGCACACATGGATAATGGAATGTCTGGATATGGTTGGAGTGGCTGATGCAGTAAAACGTCTTTTAGGTGAGAGCATGAAGACGTGGCGAACAAATCTGACAGCCAACGATGATAATCTGGGCAAGGTATGCATAAGAAGAGGTATTTTCCAAGGGGACTCTCTGTCTCCGCTGCTGTTTGTTCTTGCACTGATGCCCCTGTCGATGATTCTAAGGAAGGTGAGTGCAGGTTATGTAATGAAGAAGGACGGATGCAAGATCAATCATCTGCTTTTTATGGACGATTTGAAGTTGTTTGCGAAGAATGAGGCCGAGAtcgactctttggtgcaaaccGTCAGGATTTTCAGTGATGACATTGGGATGCAGTTCGGTCTGGAGAAATGTGCTTCAATGACCATGAAGAGGGGGAAGAGGGTACATTCCGATGGCATTGCTCTGCCTGATGGTGCACAGTTGAGGGCTTTGGGTGAGGAGGAGAGTTATCGGTATCTTGGTGTTCTTGAATCGGACCATGTCCTTCACGAGGAATCAAAGGTAAGGCTGAAGGCAGAATACATCAGGCGTGTAAAGAAATGTTTGAAGTCTAAACTAAACGGGGGGAACATGATTAAGGCGATTAACACATGGGCCGTGTCTTTGATGAGGTACAGTGCGGGTATTGTCGAGTGGACTAAGGAAGATCTAGATGTCACTGACAGGAGGACAAGAAAACTAATGACCATGCATGGCATGCTACACCCGCGGTCAAATGTTAGTAGACTCTATCTTCCGAGGTCAGAGGGTGGAAGGGGGTTGTTTAGCGTGGCGGACAGTGTTAACATCGAGCGCAGAAGCTTGCATTGTCATGTCAGGAGGACCGAGGAGAGCCTGTTGAAAGTTGGACAAAGGTACACGAGGGCAGACGAAGTTGGGCCGAAGGAATACAAGAGGGAAAGGAAGGAGGAAAGACATAAGGATTGGAGGAACAAACCACTTCATGGCCGGTTCTTGAGGTGTACTGAGGAAGTGGCCAGCAGCAAGTCATGGAATTGGTTAAAGAGTGGAGAACTAAAGAAGGAAACAGAGGGCTTGATTACTGCGGCGCAAGACCAGTCTCTAAGgacaaat gtaCAGGGTCTGCCCTAG
- the LOC139953739 gene encoding uncharacterized protein — MFVSRTRHWIYGVLRWPKWVTQHVVWKIKEMMIWAVEVTVCLVLIAILSCVYCKRTTSPHLPDTSPKETTPIEGQGPINSGSCKDYKRKYVIQKGGKKKTSRSEDNFSCLRLMTVAGNGDLVMLDGEGIRVMLKEYTEKSTNEKWHHVLSTYVAMAASKRQTGEVLVAEKSGKISWRDNSSWNEVEIQGCSSQPPGEISDMDVDDEGVIYVAGIVKNVIYSYSVDGSFKSAFAVKDSPKCISACEGGILYVLSGTRIKRGEGYDIEGGTIKRYTNGTRGDYDIKCPTDDNIVTTGLYSSKTSVYVLTKSAGSDKAEASAILQFSALDGHLQRRIIDDWPGILGIVFIRGDDELAFFDSKEVQVYENESAK, encoded by the exons ATGTTCGTTAGTAGGACCCGACACTGGATCTACGGTGTATTACGATGGCCAAAATGGGTCACACAACACg tggTTTGGAAAATTAAAGAAATGATGATTTGGGCTGTTGAAGTCACTGTGTGTCTAGTGTTGATAGCAATTCTATCATGTGTGTATTGTAAGCGGACTACATCTCCACATCTGCCTGATACCAGCCCTAAAGAGACGACTCCCATCGAGGGCCAAGGTCCAATCAACAGCG GGAGCTGTAAAGATTACAAACGAAAGTATGTGATTCAGAAAGGAGGAAAGAAGAAGACATCGCGGTCGGAAGACAACTTCTCCTGCTTAAGATTGATGACGGTTGCAGGTAATGGTGATTTGGTGATGCTAGACGGTGAAGGAATTCGAGTCATGTTAAAAGAATATACCGAGAAATCTACAAATGAAAAGTGGCACCATGTATTGAGTACATATGTTGCCATGGCAGCATCGAAAAGACAAACTGGGGAAGTTCTCGTGGCAGAAAAGAGCGGCAAGATTTCATGGCGTGACAACAGCAGTTGGAATGAGGTTGAGATCCAAGGTTGCAGCAGTCAACCCCCTGGAGAGATAAGCGATATGGATGTGGATGATGAGGGAGTCATATACGTTGCTGGCATAGTTAAGAATGTGATTTATTCTTATAGCGTGGATGGGTCGTTCAAGTCAGCGTTTGCAGTTAAAGACTCACCGAAATGTATCAGCGCTTGCGAGGGTGGCATTTTATATGTTTTATCCGGGACTAGGATTAAGAGGGGCGAGGGGTATGACATCGAAGGGGGCACCATCAAGAGGTACACCAACGGCACACGGGGTGACTATGACATAAAATGTCCAACAGATGATAATATTGTGACGACTGGTTTGTACTCGAGCAAAACGTCCGtgtatgttttaaccaaaaGTGCGGGGTCTGATAAAGCTGAAGCAAGCGCCATACTTCAGTTTTCAGCGTTGGATGGTCACCTCCAACGCCGTATCATCGATGACTGGCCAGGAATTCTAGGCATAGTTTTCATCAGGGGTGATGATGAACTGGCCTTCTTTGATTCCAAAGAAGTACAAGTTTATGAAAATGAGTCTGCAAAATGA